A window of Candidatus Deferrimicrobiaceae bacterium contains these coding sequences:
- a CDS encoding HAD hydrolase family protein, which translates to MGAPTIRPGAEGKAAGIRLFLVDVDGVLTDGGIVYDANGLELKRFNVRDGHGFVMMRRAGIRAGIITGRTSAVTAIRAKELGIDLVVQGATDKAAALDRVLADTGIPPEAVSYVGDDIVDLPVFRRVGFTAAPADAEDCVLAAADFVSSRPGGHGAVREIIEFVLRATGSWDKVASRYLGPEAG; encoded by the coding sequence GTGGGGGCGCCGACGATCCGCCCCGGGGCCGAGGGAAAGGCCGCGGGAATCCGTCTCTTCCTCGTCGACGTCGACGGGGTGCTGACCGATGGCGGCATCGTCTACGACGCGAACGGCCTCGAGCTCAAGCGGTTCAACGTCCGAGACGGCCACGGATTCGTGATGATGCGGCGCGCCGGCATCCGGGCCGGCATCATCACCGGGCGCACTTCGGCCGTCACGGCGATCCGGGCGAAAGAGCTGGGAATCGATCTCGTCGTCCAGGGCGCGACCGACAAGGCCGCAGCGCTCGACCGGGTGCTCGCCGACACGGGCATTCCGCCGGAGGCGGTCTCGTACGTCGGCGACGACATCGTCGACCTTCCGGTCTTCCGCCGGGTCGGATTCACGGCGGCGCCCGCCGACGCCGAGGATTGCGTCCTCGCCGCGGCCGACTTCGTTTCCTCCCGGCCCGGCGGGCACGGCGCGGTCCGCGAGATCATCGAATTCGTCCTGCGCGCGACCGGGTCGTGGGACAAGGTGGCTTCGCGCTATCTCGGCCCCGAGGCGGGTTGA
- a CDS encoding KpsF/GutQ family sugar-phosphate isomerase produces MADEQRLLARAIRVLSVEARAVEELKEKVDANFAKAVELLMAATGKVVVTGMGKSGLIGRKISATMASTGTPSFFLHPAEGIHGDVGMVCAGDVIIALSNSGETEEVVRLLPVFKRMGLPVIAMTGRPGSTLALHADAALDVSVREEACPLGLAPTASTTATLAMGDALAVALFEEKGFSADDFAMLHPGGALGRRLLTVGELMHTGDEVPLVRLDTPLKDALYTISAKRLGVTGVLDPDGALAGVITDGDVRRAMARGVDVYAAKAADVMTAGPKRLLSSELAAGALRKMETFSITTLFVFDAQAPQRLAGIVHVHDLLKAGF; encoded by the coding sequence ATGGCTGACGAACAACGTCTTCTGGCGCGCGCGATCCGGGTCCTGTCGGTCGAGGCGCGGGCGGTCGAGGAGCTGAAAGAAAAGGTCGACGCCAATTTCGCGAAGGCGGTCGAGTTGCTGATGGCCGCCACCGGGAAGGTCGTCGTGACGGGCATGGGCAAGTCGGGGCTCATCGGGCGGAAGATCTCCGCGACGATGGCGTCCACCGGCACGCCCTCCTTCTTCCTCCATCCCGCCGAGGGAATCCACGGAGACGTGGGCATGGTTTGCGCCGGCGACGTGATCATCGCGCTGTCCAACTCGGGGGAGACCGAGGAGGTCGTCCGGTTGCTTCCGGTGTTCAAGCGGATGGGGCTTCCGGTCATCGCGATGACCGGAAGGCCGGGGTCGACGCTGGCGCTGCACGCCGACGCCGCGCTCGACGTGAGCGTGCGCGAGGAGGCTTGCCCGCTGGGGCTTGCGCCCACCGCGTCGACGACCGCCACGCTGGCCATGGGAGACGCGCTCGCCGTGGCGCTCTTCGAGGAAAAAGGTTTTTCGGCCGACGATTTCGCGATGCTCCACCCCGGCGGGGCGCTCGGCCGGCGGCTCCTGACCGTCGGTGAGCTCATGCACACGGGCGACGAAGTTCCGCTGGTCCGGCTCGACACGCCGCTCAAGGACGCGCTCTACACGATCAGCGCCAAGCGGCTGGGCGTCACGGGCGTACTCGACCCCGACGGCGCGCTTGCGGGCGTCATCACCGACGGCGACGTCCGGCGCGCCATGGCGCGCGGCGTCGACGTCTACGCGGCGAAGGCGGCCGACGTGATGACCGCCGGGCCCAAGCGGCTCCTTTCCAGCGAGCTCGCCGCCGGCGCCCTGCGAAAGATGGAGACGTTCTCGATCACCACGCTCTTTGTCTTCGACGCCCAGGCGCCGCAACGACTGGCGGGCATCGTCCACGTCCACGACCTGCTCAAGGCGGGGTTCTAG
- the kdsA gene encoding 3-deoxy-8-phosphooctulonate synthase, with the protein MIGQVRIGDLRVGRGFPLLFIAGPCVLESEPLAFRVAATLATLSEKTGVPFVFKGSYDKANRSSAESYRGPGEAEGLRILAAVKKEFGLPVTTDVHDAEQAVRVAGVVDLLQIPAFLCRQTDLLLTAGKTGRPINIKKGQFMAPGDMGNAVDKVASTGNANVLVTERGTTFGYNNLVVDFRGMPAIRDTVCPVIFDATHSVQLPGGAGKSSSGDRRFVPPLARAAVAAGVDGLFLEVHPDPDHALSDGPNSLPLADLEGLVRTLLAIRAAVEPHGHHAG; encoded by the coding sequence TTGATCGGCCAGGTCCGCATCGGCGATCTCCGCGTCGGGCGCGGCTTTCCGCTGCTGTTCATCGCGGGGCCGTGCGTGCTCGAGTCCGAGCCGCTCGCCTTCCGGGTCGCGGCCACGCTGGCGACGCTCTCCGAGAAGACCGGCGTGCCGTTCGTCTTCAAGGGCTCCTACGACAAGGCCAACCGGTCGTCCGCCGAGTCTTACCGCGGGCCGGGCGAGGCCGAGGGGCTGCGCATCCTCGCCGCGGTCAAGAAAGAGTTCGGGCTGCCGGTCACGACCGACGTGCACGACGCCGAGCAGGCCGTGCGGGTGGCGGGCGTCGTCGACCTCCTCCAGATCCCCGCCTTCCTGTGCCGCCAGACCGACCTGCTGCTCACCGCCGGCAAGACCGGGCGGCCGATCAACATCAAGAAGGGGCAGTTCATGGCGCCCGGCGACATGGGCAACGCCGTCGACAAGGTTGCGTCGACCGGAAACGCCAACGTGCTCGTCACCGAGCGCGGAACCACCTTCGGCTACAACAACCTCGTGGTCGACTTCCGCGGGATGCCCGCCATCCGCGACACGGTTTGCCCGGTGATCTTCGATGCGACCCACAGCGTCCAGCTTCCGGGCGGGGCGGGCAAGTCGTCGTCGGGAGACCGCCGGTTCGTGCCGCCGCTTGCCCGGGCAGCCGTCGCCGCCGGCGTCGACGGGCTCTTCCTCGAAGTCCACCCTGATCCGGATCATGCGCTCTCCGACGGGCCCAACAGCCTTCCGCTGGCCGACCTCGAGGGGCTCGTGCGCACGCTGCTGGCGATCCGCGCGGCAGTCGAACCGCATGGCCATCATGCGGGTTGA
- a CDS encoding CTP synthase → MRSERTVKPKFIFVTGGVVSSLGKGLAAASLGALLEARGLRITMLKLDPYINVDPGTMNPFQHGEVFVTDDGAETDLDLGHYERYISSRMSKKNNCTTGKIYHSVITKERRGDYLGGTVQVIPHITDEIKRTIYAAAQGYDLLIVEVGGTVGDIESLPFLEAIRQVRGDRGKENTIYLHLTLVPYIKTAGELKTKPTQHSVKELRSIGIQPDVLLCRTEQPIPKDMKAKIALFCNVTEDAVITVPDVEHIYELPLVLHQEGLDDKTMELLNIWAAEPKLDAWVKAVDKWKNPVGEVTIAIVGKYVNLKESYKSLNEALTHGGIAHAVRVLHRYVDSEEVERQGPEALLKGVDGILVPGGFGVRGVEGKIAAVKFAREKRIPFFGICLGMQVSVIEFARNVCGLPAATSREFNAESEFPVIDLMPDQQGVEDMGATMRLGAYPCKVADGSLARKAYGTPEVAERHRHRYEFNNEFREMLASKGLKITGVSPDGRLVEIVEIADHPWFLGVQFHPEFKSRPMAAHPLFRDFIGAAWAFSRKPAEGKAEAP, encoded by the coding sequence ATGCGCTCGGAACGCACGGTAAAACCCAAATTCATCTTCGTCACGGGGGGCGTTGTCTCCTCGCTGGGCAAAGGACTGGCGGCCGCCTCGCTCGGGGCGCTGCTCGAGGCGCGCGGTCTCCGGATCACGATGCTCAAGCTCGACCCCTACATCAACGTCGACCCGGGCACTATGAACCCGTTCCAGCACGGCGAGGTGTTCGTCACCGACGACGGCGCCGAGACCGACCTCGACCTGGGGCACTACGAACGCTACATCTCGTCGCGCATGAGCAAGAAGAACAATTGCACGACGGGCAAGATCTACCACTCGGTCATCACGAAAGAGCGGCGCGGCGACTATCTCGGGGGCACCGTGCAGGTCATCCCGCACATCACCGACGAGATCAAGCGCACGATCTATGCGGCGGCGCAGGGCTACGATCTCCTCATCGTCGAGGTCGGCGGCACCGTGGGCGACATCGAGTCGCTGCCTTTCCTCGAGGCCATCCGCCAGGTGCGCGGCGACCGGGGCAAGGAAAACACGATCTACCTCCATCTGACGCTGGTGCCCTACATCAAGACGGCGGGGGAGCTCAAGACCAAGCCGACCCAGCACAGCGTGAAGGAGCTGCGCTCTATCGGCATCCAGCCCGACGTGCTGCTGTGCCGCACCGAGCAGCCGATCCCGAAGGACATGAAGGCGAAGATCGCCCTCTTCTGCAACGTCACCGAGGATGCGGTCATCACCGTGCCCGACGTCGAGCACATCTACGAGCTGCCGCTGGTGCTGCACCAGGAAGGCCTCGACGACAAGACCATGGAGCTGCTCAACATCTGGGCGGCCGAGCCCAAGCTCGACGCGTGGGTCAAGGCGGTCGACAAGTGGAAGAACCCGGTGGGCGAGGTCACGATCGCCATCGTGGGCAAGTACGTCAACCTGAAGGAGTCGTACAAGTCGCTCAACGAGGCGCTGACGCACGGTGGCATCGCTCACGCGGTCCGGGTGCTCCACCGCTACGTCGATTCCGAGGAGGTCGAGCGGCAGGGGCCCGAGGCGCTGCTCAAGGGGGTCGACGGCATCCTGGTGCCGGGCGGCTTCGGCGTGCGCGGCGTCGAGGGGAAAATCGCCGCGGTGAAATTCGCCCGCGAGAAGCGGATCCCCTTCTTCGGGATCTGCCTCGGCATGCAGGTCTCCGTCATCGAGTTCGCGCGAAACGTCTGCGGCCTTCCCGCCGCCACGAGCCGCGAGTTCAATGCCGAGAGCGAGTTCCCGGTCATCGACCTGATGCCCGACCAGCAGGGCGTCGAGGATATGGGCGCGACGATGCGGCTGGGCGCCTATCCCTGCAAGGTGGCCGACGGGTCGCTCGCGCGGAAGGCCTACGGCACGCCCGAGGTTGCCGAGCGGCATCGCCACCGGTACGAGTTCAACAACGAGTTCCGGGAGATGCTCGCTTCGAAGGGTCTGAAGATCACCGGCGTGTCGCCCGACGGGCGGCTGGTCGAGATCGTCGAGATCGCCGACCACCCCTGGTTCCTGGGCGTCCAGTTCCATCCCGAGTTCAAGTCCCGCCCCATGGCGGCGCACCCGCTGTTCCGCGACTTCATCGGGGCGGCCTGGGCCTTCTCGCGCAAGCCGGCCGAGGGCAAGGCGGAAGCGCCTTGA
- the kdsB gene encoding 3-deoxy-manno-octulosonate cytidylyltransferase produces MTVPGLRRAAVVIPSRYGSTRFPGKPLASIAGKPMIWYVWDAARRAKLASRVVVATDDVRIADAVRAFGGEVAMTSPDCASGTDRVAEVARTLDAEILLNLQGDEPLMAPSVIDEVLAPLVADPAVAMTTAALPMSDMARFSDPMVVKVVVDDLGDALYFSRAPIPHDRDGGRPVQWRKHLGIYGYRKDFLLALAAMPPSSLEATEMLEQLRVLQAGHKIRVVDVALDSVGVDTPEDLKNVEERLCARNAR; encoded by the coding sequence TTGACGGTTCCGGGCCTTCGCAGGGCGGCGGTCGTCATCCCGTCGCGGTACGGATCGACCCGATTCCCCGGCAAGCCGCTCGCGTCGATCGCCGGCAAACCGATGATCTGGTACGTGTGGGACGCGGCCCGGCGCGCCAAGCTGGCGTCGCGCGTGGTGGTCGCCACCGACGATGTCCGGATCGCCGATGCGGTGCGCGCGTTCGGCGGCGAGGTTGCGATGACGTCTCCGGATTGCGCATCGGGCACCGACCGCGTGGCCGAGGTCGCCCGCACGCTCGACGCCGAAATCCTGCTCAACCTGCAGGGGGACGAGCCGCTGATGGCGCCGTCGGTTATAGACGAAGTGCTGGCGCCGCTGGTCGCCGACCCGGCCGTGGCGATGACGACCGCGGCGCTGCCGATGTCCGACATGGCGCGGTTTTCCGACCCGATGGTCGTCAAGGTCGTCGTCGACGATCTCGGCGACGCGCTCTATTTCTCGCGCGCCCCGATCCCGCACGACCGGGATGGGGGACGTCCGGTGCAATGGCGCAAGCACCTGGGCATCTATGGCTATCGCAAAGACTTCCTGCTCGCTCTGGCGGCGATGCCGCCGTCGTCGCTCGAGGCAACCGAGATGCTCGAACAGTTACGCGTCCTGCAGGCAGGGCATAAAATCCGCGTGGTCGACGTCGCCCTCGATTCGGTCGGCGTCGACACGCCCGAAGACCTGAAAAACGTGGAGGAGCGGCTATGCGCTCGGAACGCACGGTAA
- the argC gene encoding N-acetyl-gamma-glutamyl-phosphate reductase encodes MTKTAIFGATGYTGFELLRLLLSHSGARIVALSSEQYSDLPLDEAFPTFKGMLPKGLAFGKMETLLGGDFEVAFLALPHTVSSSVAGRLLARGVKVVDLSADFRFRNIDLYEDVYNVTHKSPELAKSAVYGLPEIYRAALKKTMLAAVPGCFPTSVILALYPLLKEGLIDFKGIIADCKTGVSGGGRTPSPGFHYPETEGGVRPYGLPRHRHNPEMDQELSLAAGKRLSVTFVPHLMPMVRGMLATCYATLKPGVKADAVEAAYRKAYAKEPFVRLCQAGQLPSTKHVAGSNFCDVAYNVDEKGRRVIAISAIDNLVKGASGGAVQCFNLMNGYAENDGLRSAPIFP; translated from the coding sequence ATGACCAAGACCGCCATCTTCGGCGCCACCGGCTACACCGGCTTCGAGCTGCTCCGCCTCCTGCTCTCCCATTCCGGGGCGCGAATCGTTGCGCTCTCCTCCGAGCAGTATTCCGACCTGCCGCTCGACGAGGCGTTCCCGACGTTCAAGGGGATGCTGCCGAAGGGCCTGGCGTTCGGGAAGATGGAGACGCTCCTCGGGGGCGACTTCGAGGTCGCCTTCCTCGCGCTGCCGCACACGGTCTCCTCCTCCGTGGCCGGGCGGCTGCTGGCGCGCGGCGTCAAGGTGGTCGACCTGTCCGCCGATTTCCGCTTCCGCAACATCGACCTCTACGAAGACGTCTACAACGTGACCCACAAGAGCCCCGAGCTGGCGAAGTCGGCCGTCTACGGGCTTCCCGAGATCTACCGGGCGGCGCTGAAGAAGACGATGCTGGCGGCGGTCCCCGGCTGCTTCCCCACCTCGGTCATCCTCGCGCTGTACCCGCTTCTCAAAGAGGGGCTGATCGACTTCAAGGGCATCATCGCCGACTGCAAGACCGGGGTCTCCGGCGGGGGGCGCACGCCGTCGCCCGGGTTCCACTACCCCGAAACGGAAGGGGGCGTCCGCCCCTACGGGCTGCCGCGCCACCGCCACAATCCCGAGATGGACCAGGAGCTATCCTTGGCCGCCGGGAAAAGGCTGTCGGTCACCTTCGTCCCGCACCTGATGCCGATGGTGCGCGGGATGCTGGCCACCTGCTACGCGACGCTCAAGCCCGGCGTCAAGGCCGATGCGGTCGAGGCGGCCTATCGCAAGGCCTACGCGAAGGAGCCGTTCGTCCGGCTGTGCCAGGCGGGGCAGCTTCCGTCGACCAAGCATGTCGCCGGCAGCAACTTCTGCGACGTGGCGTACAACGTCGATGAGAAGGGACGCCGGGTCATCGCGATTTCCGCCATCGACAACCTGGTCAAGGGCGCTTCCGGCGGCGCGGTCCAGTGCTTCAACCTGATGAACGGATACGCCGAAAACGACGGGCTGCGCAGCGCCCCGATCTTCCCTTGA
- the rpsI gene encoding 30S ribosomal protein S9, with amino-acid sequence MIQTKIYATGKRKTAIARVYVKPGTGRISVNGRAFEDYFPVLALRSTAVKPLVLTGKAQQVDIEVNVAGGGISAQAESIMFGIAKALQIESPELRTPLKRAGLLTRDARVKERKKYGQPGARKRFQFSKR; translated from the coding sequence ATGATCCAGACCAAGATCTATGCCACGGGCAAGCGGAAGACCGCCATCGCCCGTGTTTACGTCAAGCCGGGCACCGGCCGCATCAGCGTCAACGGCCGCGCGTTCGAGGATTACTTCCCGGTGCTCGCCCTCCGCTCCACCGCGGTCAAGCCGCTGGTGCTCACCGGCAAGGCGCAGCAGGTCGATATCGAGGTCAACGTGGCCGGCGGCGGCATCTCGGCCCAGGCCGAGTCGATCATGTTCGGCATCGCCAAGGCGCTGCAGATCGAGTCGCCCGAGCTTCGCACCCCGCTCAAGCGCGCCGGCCTCCTCACCCGAGACGCCCGCGTGAAAGAGCGCAAGAAGTACGGCCAGCCCGGAGCCCGGAAACGGTTCCAGTTCTCCAAGCGCTAA
- the rplM gene encoding 50S ribosomal protein L13, whose translation MLNIQKTTMVSKETADIKWFVIDAEDAILGRLASTVAAVLRGKHKTTYTPHADTGDFVIVVNAEKIKLTGKKMTDKVYYHHTGYMGGLKATTPEKLLEKHPERIIEFAVRGMLPKTRLGDRLFTKLKVYAGPEHPHKAQCPKALAVNE comes from the coding sequence ATGTTGAATATCCAGAAGACGACGATGGTTTCAAAAGAGACCGCTGACATCAAGTGGTTCGTGATCGATGCGGAAGACGCGATCCTCGGGCGGCTCGCCTCCACGGTGGCGGCTGTCCTGCGCGGAAAGCACAAGACGACCTACACGCCGCATGCCGACACGGGTGATTTCGTGATCGTGGTCAATGCCGAGAAGATCAAGCTGACCGGCAAGAAGATGACCGACAAGGTCTACTACCATCACACCGGCTACATGGGCGGCCTCAAGGCCACCACCCCCGAGAAGCTTCTCGAGAAGCATCCCGAGCGCATCATCGAGTTCGCGGTGCGCGGCATGCTCCCCAAGACGCGGCTGGGCGACCGGCTCTTCACCAAGCTCAAGGTCTACGCGGGTCCCGAGCATCCGCACAAGGCGCAGTGCCCCAAGGCGCTGGCCGTCAACGAATAG